A part of Jiangella alba genomic DNA contains:
- a CDS encoding GNAT family N-acetyltransferase produces the protein MSIIAAVPLANAWIELEPLSSAHLGDLEAAVSEPDELFRWVSAWRPGPDGLAGALDRALAMAAHGDLAPWVIRRRADGRVVGATSYLDIDAGNRRVEVGATWIGPAWWRTEVNTATKLLVIGHAFETLGLERVALKTDHLNVRSQRAIERLGARREGVLRHHMRRADGSWRDTVYYSILSAEWPRVRETLLTALQ, from the coding sequence GTGTCCATCATCGCCGCCGTCCCGCTGGCCAACGCCTGGATCGAGCTGGAGCCGCTGTCGTCGGCGCATCTCGGTGACCTCGAGGCCGCCGTGTCCGAGCCGGACGAGCTGTTCCGCTGGGTGTCCGCGTGGCGGCCGGGGCCGGACGGGCTGGCCGGAGCGCTGGACCGCGCGCTGGCGATGGCCGCTCACGGCGACCTCGCGCCGTGGGTGATCAGGCGCCGCGCCGACGGCCGCGTCGTCGGGGCGACGTCCTACCTCGACATCGATGCCGGGAACCGGCGGGTCGAGGTGGGCGCCACCTGGATCGGGCCGGCGTGGTGGCGCACCGAGGTCAACACCGCGACGAAACTGCTGGTCATCGGGCACGCGTTCGAGACGCTGGGCCTGGAGCGGGTGGCGCTGAAGACCGACCACCTCAACGTCCGGTCGCAGCGGGCGATCGAGCGGCTCGGCGCGCGGCGCGAGGGCGTGCTGCGTCACCACATGCGCCGCGCCGACGGCAGCTGGCGCGACACCGTCTACTACTCGATCCTCAGCGCCGAATGGCCCAGGGTGCGGGAGACCCTCCTCACCGCTTTGCAATGA
- a CDS encoding tyrosine-protein phosphatase, protein MSERWIDLVGAVNVRDLGGLPTTDGGATRFGQVLRSDNLQDLIGDDIDRLTGEHRLRDVVDLRTTYEVTSEGPGPLTRVPDVTIHHLSLYPEVGTTTDVEADSVLPWTGQDDEEAIWVNAGVYYTNYLRHRPGNVVAALRTMTTSGGSTLVHCAAGKDRTGVVCALALSVVGVDRQAVVDDYVQTGERVDAIMTRLKATATYAADLEGRPNDANLPRAESMHTFLDFIDTEFGSPAGWLARHGWTDAETAALRTRLVG, encoded by the coding sequence ATGAGCGAACGATGGATCGACCTCGTCGGCGCGGTCAACGTCCGCGATCTCGGCGGGCTGCCCACCACCGACGGCGGCGCCACCCGGTTCGGCCAGGTGCTGCGCTCGGACAACCTGCAGGACCTCATCGGCGACGACATCGACCGGCTCACCGGCGAGCACCGTCTGCGCGACGTCGTCGACCTGCGCACGACGTACGAGGTGACGTCCGAGGGCCCCGGCCCGCTGACCCGCGTCCCCGACGTCACCATCCACCACCTCTCCCTCTACCCCGAGGTCGGCACCACCACCGACGTCGAGGCCGACAGCGTGCTGCCGTGGACCGGCCAGGACGACGAAGAGGCCATCTGGGTGAACGCCGGCGTCTACTACACCAACTACCTGCGGCACCGGCCCGGCAACGTCGTGGCGGCGCTGCGCACCATGACGACGTCCGGCGGCTCCACGCTGGTGCACTGCGCGGCCGGCAAGGACCGCACCGGTGTCGTGTGCGCGCTGGCGCTGTCCGTCGTCGGCGTCGACCGCCAGGCCGTCGTCGACGACTACGTCCAGACCGGCGAGCGGGTCGACGCCATCATGACCCGCCTCAAGGCCACGGCCACCTACGCCGCCGACCTCGAGGGGCGTCCCAACGACGCGAACCTGCCGCGTGCCGAGTCCATGCACACGTTCCTCGACTTCATCGACACCGAGTTCGGCAGTCCGGCCGGCTGGCTGGCGCGGCACGGCTGGACCGACGCCGAGACCGCCGCGCTGCGTACCCGGCTGGTCGGCTGA
- a CDS encoding LysR family transcriptional regulator: protein MELRQLRYFVAVAEELHFGRAAERLHIVQPAVSQQIGRLEREFGVRLFDRSSRHVRLTDDGRRLLERARLVLAAAADTATLAAELAGRSGVLRLGAGAGLERRVERGLTTLRADRPDLAVTFADGPVSAHLDALRRGDLHAVLLRGAVESDDDLVATQAWSDEVVAALPAGHPRAGADAVRVADLAGHPARLPAPQCDGPFHRLLAGAGVRPLPDRPAGTVERTLLELAGSSDQWAPIPASGPPPPAGVRTVRFDPPLPLPGVVVTSARTPADCRAGLVAAFGGPDIIDYGGR, encoded by the coding sequence GTGGAGCTGCGCCAGCTCAGGTACTTCGTCGCGGTCGCCGAGGAGTTGCACTTCGGCCGCGCCGCCGAGCGGCTGCACATCGTCCAGCCCGCGGTCAGCCAGCAGATCGGCCGGCTGGAGCGGGAGTTCGGCGTGCGGCTGTTCGACCGCTCGTCGCGCCACGTGCGGCTGACCGACGACGGCCGCCGGCTGCTCGAGCGGGCCCGCCTGGTGCTGGCCGCGGCCGCCGACACCGCGACGCTGGCGGCCGAGCTGGCCGGACGCTCCGGCGTGCTGCGCCTCGGCGCCGGCGCCGGGCTGGAGCGACGGGTCGAGCGCGGGCTGACGACGCTGCGGGCGGACCGGCCGGACCTCGCGGTGACGTTCGCCGACGGCCCGGTGAGCGCCCACCTCGACGCGCTGCGCCGCGGCGACCTGCACGCCGTCCTCCTCCGCGGCGCCGTTGAGAGCGACGACGACCTGGTCGCCACGCAGGCGTGGTCCGACGAGGTCGTGGCGGCGCTCCCGGCCGGGCATCCGCGGGCCGGCGCCGACGCCGTGCGCGTCGCCGACCTCGCCGGTCACCCGGCCCGGCTGCCCGCGCCGCAGTGCGACGGGCCGTTCCACCGGCTGCTGGCCGGCGCCGGGGTGCGGCCGCTGCCGGACCGCCCGGCGGGCACCGTCGAACGGACCCTGCTGGAGCTGGCCGGCAGCAGCGACCAATGGGCTCCGATCCCGGCCAGCGGGCCGCCGCCGCCCGCCGGCGTGCGCACCGTCCGGTTCGATCCGCCGCTGCCGCTGCCGGGCGTCGTCGTGACGTCGGCGCGGACGCCGGCGGACTGCCGGGCCGGGCTGGTGGCGGCCTTCGGCGGACCCGACATCATCGACTACGGTGGACGCTGA
- a CDS encoding TIGR03564 family F420-dependent LLM class oxidoreductase: MRIGVWIDDDGVSVATVAERARAAAAAGYETVWLSERSGWDPLTLLTAIGPAVPDVRLGTGIVRTHPRHPLALAAQALTAQAATGGRLVLGVGPSHAPIIEGQYGLSFERPARHTREYLTVLRPLLRGEPVAYSGSTLTVNGQVGVAGTVTAPPVLVAALGPAMLRVAGELADGTVTTWAGPRSIGEHVVPALTAAAAAAGRERPAVVAGVCVAVTDDPGGARDWVQQYFGMAGDLPAYRVQLDREGVRTPAETVIAGDEATVRRAFRALADAGTDELQVLPVGSATDQVRTLEVAARLAR, from the coding sequence ATGCGAATCGGAGTGTGGATCGACGATGACGGCGTGAGCGTCGCGACCGTGGCCGAACGGGCCCGGGCGGCCGCCGCGGCCGGGTACGAGACCGTGTGGCTGAGCGAGCGCTCCGGCTGGGATCCGCTGACGCTGCTGACGGCGATCGGCCCGGCCGTGCCGGACGTGCGGCTGGGCACCGGAATCGTCCGCACCCATCCGCGGCACCCGCTGGCGCTGGCCGCCCAGGCACTGACGGCGCAGGCGGCGACCGGCGGGCGGCTCGTGCTGGGCGTCGGGCCGAGCCACGCGCCGATCATCGAGGGGCAGTACGGGCTGTCGTTCGAGCGGCCGGCCCGGCACACCCGCGAGTACCTGACGGTGTTGCGGCCGTTGCTGCGCGGCGAGCCGGTCGCGTACTCCGGCTCCACGCTGACGGTGAACGGGCAGGTGGGCGTGGCCGGGACGGTGACGGCGCCGCCGGTGCTGGTGGCCGCGCTCGGACCGGCGATGCTGCGGGTGGCCGGCGAGCTGGCCGACGGCACCGTCACCACCTGGGCAGGGCCCCGCTCGATCGGCGAGCACGTCGTCCCGGCGCTCACCGCCGCCGCTGCCGCGGCCGGGCGCGAACGGCCCGCCGTCGTCGCCGGGGTGTGCGTCGCCGTGACCGACGACCCCGGCGGCGCCCGCGACTGGGTGCAGCAGTACTTCGGCATGGCCGGCGACCTGCCGGCCTACCGGGTCCAGCTGGACCGCGAAGGCGTCCGGACCCCCGCCGAGACGGTGATCGCCGGTGACGAGGCGACCGTCCGCCGGGCGTTCCGGGCGCTCGCCGACGCCGGCACGGACGAGCTGCAGGTGCTCCCGGTCGGGTCGGCGACGGACCAGGTGCGGACACTGGAAGTGGCGGCGCGACTGGCCCGATAG
- the purD gene encoding phosphoribosylamine--glycine ligase: MKVLVIGSGAREHALVRCLLRDPEVSEVHAAPGNAGIAADVAVHSVVADQPEAVADLAARLDADLVVVGPEVPLVAGVADAVKARGIACFGPSGRAARLEGSKAFAKDVMAAAEVPTAMAVVCETRAEAEAALDRFGAPYVVKDDGLAAGKGVVVTDDRAAALAHAEACGRVVIEEYLDGPEVSLFCVTDGRVAVPLTPAQDFKRAYDGDEGPNTGGMGAYTPLPWAPEGLVDDVMERVVRPTIEEMQRRGTPFAGLLYVGLALTSRGVRVVEFNARFGDPETQAVLARLRSGLGGLLRAAATGTLAQHPEPVWRDGAAVTVVVAAHGYPASPRTGDPIGGLDDAAAVKGVEVLHAGTRLDAGGAVVSSGGRVLSVTAVGDDIDEARARAYEAVGHITLDGSHHRTDIALHR, translated from the coding sequence GTGAAGGTACTCGTCATCGGTTCCGGCGCCCGCGAGCACGCCCTGGTGCGCTGCCTGCTGCGCGACCCCGAGGTGTCCGAGGTGCATGCCGCGCCGGGCAACGCCGGGATCGCCGCGGACGTCGCCGTCCATTCCGTCGTCGCCGACCAGCCCGAGGCCGTGGCCGACCTCGCCGCCCGGCTCGACGCCGACCTCGTCGTGGTGGGGCCCGAGGTGCCGCTGGTGGCGGGCGTCGCCGACGCCGTCAAGGCGCGCGGCATCGCCTGCTTCGGGCCGTCCGGGCGGGCCGCCCGGCTGGAGGGGTCGAAGGCCTTCGCGAAGGACGTCATGGCCGCGGCCGAGGTGCCCACCGCCATGGCCGTGGTCTGCGAGACCCGCGCCGAGGCCGAGGCCGCGCTGGACCGCTTCGGCGCGCCGTACGTCGTCAAGGACGACGGCCTGGCCGCCGGCAAGGGCGTCGTCGTCACCGACGACCGCGCGGCCGCGCTCGCGCACGCCGAGGCCTGTGGCCGCGTCGTCATCGAGGAGTACCTCGACGGCCCCGAGGTGTCGCTGTTCTGCGTCACCGACGGCCGGGTCGCCGTGCCGCTCACCCCGGCGCAGGACTTCAAGCGCGCCTACGACGGCGACGAGGGCCCCAACACCGGCGGCATGGGCGCGTACACGCCGCTGCCGTGGGCGCCCGAGGGCCTGGTCGACGACGTCATGGAGCGGGTCGTCCGGCCGACCATCGAGGAGATGCAGCGCCGCGGCACCCCGTTCGCCGGCCTGCTGTACGTGGGGCTGGCGCTGACGTCGCGCGGCGTTCGCGTCGTCGAGTTCAACGCCCGGTTCGGCGACCCCGAGACGCAGGCCGTGCTGGCCCGGCTGCGGTCCGGGCTGGGCGGGCTGCTGCGGGCCGCGGCCACCGGCACCCTCGCGCAGCACCCGGAGCCGGTGTGGCGCGACGGCGCCGCGGTCACCGTCGTCGTCGCGGCGCACGGGTACCCGGCGTCCCCGCGCACCGGCGACCCCATCGGCGGGCTGGACGACGCGGCCGCCGTCAAGGGCGTCGAGGTGCTGCACGCCGGCACCCGGCTCGACGCCGGCGGCGCCGTCGTCTCCAGCGGCGGCCGGGTCCTGTCGGTCACGGCGGTCGGCGACGACATCGACGAGGCGCGCGCCCGCGCGTACGAGGCGGTCGGGCACATCACGCTCGACGGCAGCCACCACCGCACCGACATCGCGTTGCACCGATGA